The following is a genomic window from bacterium.
CCAAAGTTTTCATCGAGCGTAGCTTTTTCGACTCGCATCATGGGGACAAACATCGTGCTGAGACTCATGGACTCGGTATTATTCGCAACGGAGCGAACCCAATCTTGAAAAGAGTTGATATCGATTCCGCGGAGGGTGACGCCAAAACTATTGATCGAAATCAGAACCCCCCAGATTTTTTCGCGAGGATTTTGCAAGCTCAAAATGACTGCAGAACGTGTGGTCAAATTTTTAGGCACGCTCCACCACCGCAGCAATTCCCTGTCCGCCGCCGATGCATAACCCGGCCAGACCGAGGTTGTATCCGTGATCTTCCATAGCATGAAGCAATGTCACCAGCACTCTTGCGCCGCTCGCGCCGATGGGATGTCCCAATGCGATTGCTCCTCCCCGTATGTTGACCCTTTCCGGATCGATTTTCAACTGCGATAAAACAGCAAGAGATTGAACGGCAAAAGCCTCGTTCAGCTCAAATAGCTCTATGTCGGAAATCTTCAAGCCCGCCTTTTGCAAAGCAATCTGAACTGCCGGTATCGGCCCTAATCCCATCACAGAAGGCTCGACACCCGCCGACGCATAAGCTCGGAGATAACCGATTGGCTTTATGCCACGAGTTCCGGCGTTCTCTTCGCTCATCAGCACGACGGCTGCAGCGCCATCATTAATGCCCGAAGCATTCCCGGCCGTTACACTGCCTCCTTCTTTGAAAGCAGGTTTCAATTTCGTGAGGGAGTCCATATTCGTTTCGGCACGCGGATATTCATCCGTATCAAACATCTTCGGTTCACCTTTTTTTTGCGGAATCGCAACGGGAACGATTTCCCGTTTAAATTTTCCCTCCGCAATGGCGGCAACCGCGCGTCGTTGACTTAGCGCAGCAAATTCATCCTGAGCTGCTCGGGTGATTCCGTATTGCTCCGCGATGTTTTCTGCGGTGATTCCCATGTGAACCTCGCACATCGCGCAGGACAATCCTTCGCTGATCATCGAATCGATCAGCTCACCGTGTCCCAGACGGTAACCGTACCGCGCCTCTGCCAACAGATAGGGCGCGCGGCTCATGTTCTCCGTGCCGCCGCACACAACAATCTGCGTATCTCCGCAGCGAATCGCCTGCGCGCCCAGCGTGATTGCTTTCAGACCGGAGCCGCATACTTTGTTGATCGTTGTTGCCGGCACACTCACTGGAATTTTGGCTTTGATTGCAGCTTGTCGCGCCGGATTCTGACCCAGACCGGC
Proteins encoded in this region:
- a CDS encoding acetyl-CoA C-acetyltransferase, translated to MRIAITSAVRTAIGKFGGALVNTSAVDLAGVCIREALDRSRVRPDEVDEVLIGNVLQAGLGQNPARQAAIKAKIPVSVPATTINKVCGSGLKAITLGAQAIRCGDTQIVVCGGTENMSRAPYLLAEARYGYRLGHGELIDSMISEGLSCAMCEVHMGITAENIAEQYGITRAAQDEFAALSQRRAVAAIAEGKFKREIVPVAIPQKKGEPKMFDTDEYPRAETNMDSLTKLKPAFKEGGSVTAGNASGINDGAAAVVLMSEENAGTRGIKPIGYLRAYASAGVEPSVMGLGPIPAVQIALQKAGLKISDIELFELNEAFAVQSLAVLSQLKIDPERVNIRGGAIALGHPIGASGARVLVTLLHAMEDHGYNLGLAGLCIGGGQGIAAVVERA